The genomic DNA TCGAATGGCAGCAATGCCTTCGGTTTGAACTTTTTCGTCGATGCGCCGGTCGCGACGATATTCGCGCCGCAGAAGGGGCACTGGCCGGATGTCACGTGCGGCGCCTTTGTCGATTCGGCCCCGCACGCGTCGCACTTCACGGTGATGACGTCGATGGTCTCGGCGCTGTTTGCCGCGGCGTCGAGCGCGGCGACATAGTTCAGCTCTTCGATCGGCTCCGCGGAATGCGCGATGGCGTTTTCCGCGCCGCAGTATGGGCATACCTGCGCGCTCGTGCCGGGTTGGTACTCGAGCTTCGCGCCGCACTGGCGGCAGGGGAACATTTGTTGAGTAGTCGCGCTCATCGTTGCGGGATATTCTACGCGTGCGGGTGCGACTGGCGGTAGACTTCTTTCAGCCGCTCGATGCTGACGTGGGTGTATATCTGCGTGCTCGACAGGCTTTCGTGGCCGAGCAGTTCCTGCACCACGCGCAGGTCCGCGCCGGCGTCGAGCATGTGCGTTGCGAACGTGTGCCGTAGCGTGTGCGGGGAAATGTCGCGGTGGTTCGGCAATACCTGGCGCACATAGTGTTCGATGATCCGTTGAATGCTTCGTGTCGTCAGTGGTCCGCCGCGGAAGTTGACGAATACGCGATCGTGATTGGGATCACCCAACTCGGCGCGCACGCGCAGATATGCCTCGATCGCGCTTCGCGCGCAACTGCCGAGATAGGCAATGCGTTCCTTGTTGCGCTTGCCCAGGACGGTCATTACGCCACTCGACAGGTCCATCTGGCCCATGCGCAACCCGGCGCATTCCGCCGCGCGGATTCCGCTCGAGTACAGCGTTTCCATCACCGCGCGATCGCGCAGGCCGAGTGGCTCGTTTGTATCCGGCGCTTCCAGCAGGGCAGTCACTTCCGGAATGCTCAGCACATCGGGAAGTTCGCGCGA from Candidatus Hydrogenedentota bacterium includes the following:
- a CDS encoding tyrosine recombinase XerC produces the protein MSDSATTLFENHLSAEKGFSLHTVRAYVKDLEQFCDYVVAGPNAFDRPVEERPEASLDALRRAQKTDVRAFLAHVQTAGGTSRTSARKLASIRAAYRFFMRTGAVDVNPAEALRSPKLSRELPDVLSIPEVTALLEAPDTNEPLGLRDRAVMETLYSSGIRAAECAGLRMGQMDLSSGVMTVLGKRNKERIAYLGSCARSAIEAYLRVRAELGDPNHDRVFVNFRGGPLTTRSIQRIIEHYVRQVLPNHRDISPHTLRHTFATHMLDAGADLRVVQELLGHESLSSTQIYTHVSIERLKEVYRQSHPHA